The nucleotide window CCGACCGCTTCTTCGCCGCCGACCGCTCGCTCGACTTCGCGCTCGTCGCGGTGAAAGCGACCGCCGACGAGTTGCGGCCGTTCGGGTTCAACCGGCTGATCGGCAGCGAGGGCAAGGCGATCGTCGGCGACTTCGTCACCATCGTCCAGCACCCCGGTGGCGGCAAGAAACAGGTCGCGCTGCGGGAAAACCGCGTCGTCGACGTCCTCGAGAACTTCCTGCACTACGAAACCGACACCGAGCCGGGATCGTCCGGCTCGCCGGTGTTCAACGACCAGTGGGAGATCGTGGCGCTGCACCACGCGAGCGTCCCGGCGGCGGGCCGCGCGGAGTACGGCGGGTTCCTCAACGAAGGCATCCGGGTGAGCAAGCTGCTGAAGTTCCTGCGGGCACAGGCGTTCACGCCGGCGCAGCAGGCCCTGCTCGACCGGCTTTCCACCCGTCCCGAACGCGCGCTGCCGACGGCCGTCGCCAACGGCGGTGGTGGTGGCGCTTCGCCGGTGCTCACGCTGTCGATGCCGTTCGACATCCGGCTGCGGGCCGAGCCGGCCGCCGGGCGGATCGACCCGGACTACTCGAACCGGGCGGGCTACGACCCGGACTTCCTGCCCGGGCGCACCGTGCCGCTGCCCGGCCTGTCCGCGGAGCTCCTGCCGCTGGCGGCGATCAACCGGCAGGCGCCCGGCGAGCCGCGGTACGTCCTGCCGTACCACCACTTCAGCGTCGTCATGCACCGGGAACGGCGGCTGGCGATGTTCACCGCGGTCAACATCGACGGGCGCACCAGCCGGTCGTTGCGGCGCGAAGCCGACCACTGGTCGCTCGACCCGCGCGTCGCGGTGACCGAGCAGATCGGCGAGGAGATCTACCGGGCCAACCCCCTCGACCGCGGGCACCTGGTCCGCCGCCTCGACCCGGCGTGGGGCGCGACCGAGGCGGTCGCCCAGCTGGGCAACGACGACACGTTCCACTTCACGAACTGCTCGCCGCAGCACAAGGACTTCAACCAGAACAAGACGACGTGGGCCGGGCTCGAGGACTACGTGCTGAACAACGCGGACAACTTCGACCTGAAGGTCAGTGTGGTGACCGGCCCGGTGCTGGCCGCCGACGACGACCAGTACCGCGGGGTGCAGCTGCCGCGCCAGTTCTGGAAGGTCGTGGCGATGGTCAAGAAGGACGGGAGCCTGTCGGCGACGGCGTACCTGCTCAGCCAGGCGGAGCTCATCGAGGGCCTGGAGGCGGCGACCGAGTTCGACTACGGCGCGTACCGCACCTTCCAGGTCCCGGTCCACCGGATCGCCGAGCTGACCGGCCTGTCGTTCGGCGACCTGCCCGCCGCCGACCCGCTCGCCGGGCTGGAGTCGACGCGCCTGGCCCAGGAGATCCGGACGGCGGCGGACCTGACGCTGTGACAGGCTAGTCCGTCCGTCCACTGAGGATTTCGAACGCGTGGCGGCGGTGCTCGGCGAACAGCGCGAGCGCCGTCGCGCGGTCACGGGCCCGCAGCGCCGTCACGAGCTCGCGGTGTTCGGCGGGGATGCCGTCGAGGTAGCCGTCGGTGGCGACGCCGATCCGGGTCAGCAGGAACAGGTGCACCTGCGAACGGATCGCCTGCCACGCGTCCTGGAGCCGGCGGTGGCCCGCGGCGGCGTAGACGGCGTCGTGGAATTCGAGGTCGCACCGGACCATTTCGTGCTCGTCGATGGCGCGTTCCATGCGGCCCACCGCGGCGTCGATCACGGCCAGGGAATCCTCGCCGGCACGCTCGACGACGAGTTCGACGGCCAGCTGCTCGAGGGCGGCCCGCAGGCTGTTCAGCTCGGCGACGTCGTCGTCGGACAGGGCGGTCACCGTGGTGCCGCGGTGCCACTCGCTGCGGACGAGCCCCTCGCGCTCCAGCTTGAACAGCGCTTCCCGCACAGGTCCGCGGCTGACGCCCAGCGCCTCGGCGAGCTCGACCTCGCGCAGCTGGCTGCCCGGGGCGTAGACGCCGTCGAAGACCGCGTCGCGGATCCGGTCCGCGACCTCGTCGGCCAATCCGCGGCGGCGGGCGGGGACCACCGAACCACTCATGTCGTAATGTTAACATCCGGACAAGATCACCGTGGAAGGAGCCCCCATGACCCTGGCCATCCCCCGCTTCCACCTCGCCATGCCGGTCGGCGACCTGGCCGCCGCGCGCCGGTTCTACGGCGAGGTGCTCGGCCTCGAGCAGGGCCGCAGCGCCGAGACGTGGATCGACTGGAACCTGCACGGCCACCAGTTCGTGACGCACCTGGCGCCGAGCGGCCCGGAACGCGTCCACAACCCGGTCGACGGCCACGACGTCCCGGTGCCGCACTTCGGGCTGATCCTCACCGTGCCGCAGTTCCAGGCCCTCGCCGACCGGCTGCGCGCGGCGGGGACGGAGTTCGTGATCGAGCCGTACGTCCGCTTCGCGGGCCAGCCCGGCGAGCAGTGGACGATGTTCCTGCTCGACCCGGCGGGCAACGCCCTGGAGTTCAAGGCCTTCGCCGACGACGCCCAGGTGTTCGCGGTCTGATCCACCCGAACGGGCCGCCGGCGCTGGGTACCCGGTGTCACGGAGCGTGCCCGACCCCGGGGAGACCGCGATGGAACCAGCCGACGACCAGCCGGACGCCGTGCTGCTCGCCGCCCTGCGGGCCGGGGACCTCGACGCCGCCGGCCGGCTCTTCCGCCGGCACGCCGAGCCCCTGCGGCGGGCCGCCGGCGCCTGGTCGCGGCAGCCCGCCGAACGGGACGACCTGGTGGCCGAGACCTTCGCAAGGGTGCTGGCGGTCGTGCTCGCCGGCGGCGGCCCGCACGGCGACCTGCGGCCGTACCTGGTGGTGACGCTGCGCAACCTGGTGTCCCGCTGGAGCAGCCAGCGCAGCCGGATCGAGCTGCGCGCCACGGTCCCCGACGCCACCGCCGGCGGCGCCGACGAGCTCGCCCTGCACCGGTCGAACACGAGGTTGGCGTGGTCGGCGTACCGCACGCTGCCCGGGCACTGGCGGACGGTGCTGTGGCGCACCACGGCCGAGGGCGGCACCCCGACCGAGGTCGCGCCCTCGCTGGGGCTGTCGCCGAACGGCGTCGCGGCGCCGGCGATGCGCGCCCGCGAGGGCCTGCGGCAGGCCTACCTGCAGGTCCAGGTCCCCGAGCCGGAGGAGCCGACATGCCGCGAACCCCGCCGGCGCATGGGCGCCTGGGTCCGCGGCGCCCTCGGACCGCGCCGGGCGGGCGCGATCGCCGAGCACGTCGCGGGCTGCGGGGCTTGCAGGTTGGTCGCCCACGGTTTGGACGAGGCGAACCGCGAACTACCCGGCTCGGCGGCGCGGCTCACGGGGTGAGCGGTGGCCCGGGGTTCGCCGGGGAGAGGCCCGGCGCGGCTCACGGGTGAGCAGCAGCCCGGGGTCGCCGGAGAACAGCCCCCGCGCAGCTCGCCGGCCGAGCGGCAGCCCGCCCACACCGAAAACGCCCCCGCTCACCGGTCGAGCCACAACTTCGGCTCACCGAACAGCAGGGCCGTCCCGTGGGCGCGCTTGAAGTACAAGTGCGCGTCGTGCTCCCAGGTGATCGCGATGCCGCCGTGCAGCTGGATCATCTCCGCCGCCGCGTGGGTGAATGCCTCGCCGCACACCAGCTTTGCCGTTGCCACTGCCTCGGCGTCGCCGTCCACCAGGGCCGCGTACAGCGCCGAACGGGCCGCTTCGACGTGGACGTGGACGTCCGCCATCCGGTGCTTCAATGCCTGGAACGAGCCGATCGGGCGGCCGAACTGGCGGCGTTGCTTCGTGTACTCGACGGTCAGCTCCAACGCGCGCGCCGCCGCCCCGGCCTGCTCCGCGGCCACCGCGATCACCGCCGTGTCCCGCAGCTGCCGCAGGGACGGGCCGAACCCGCCCGCGTCCAGCCGCCGCGCCGGGGTCGACGCGCACTCGACCACCGCGAGGCGACGGCCCGGATCCAGGCTCGGCACGCGCGAGCGGCGGACCCCGTCGAGCGCGACCTCGAACAGACCGACACCGTCTTCCGTACCGGCCACCGCGAGCAGGACGTCGGCGAGGTCGCCGTCCAGGACGTAGCAGGCCTTGCCGTCGAGGCCCGTGGCCGAGGCGGTCAGGGCCGGTGTCCACCGGCCGTCCTCGCCGGACCAGGCCAGGGCCGCCAGTGTGGTGCCCGCGGCGATGCCCGGCAGCAGGTCTCGGCACGCGGAGTCGTTGCCGCTCAGCAACACCGCCTGAGCCGACAGCACCGCCGAACCCAGCATCGGTGCGGGGGTGAGCGTCCGGCCCAGCTCCGCCAGCACGACGCACGCCTCGGCGAGCCCCGCACCCGCGCCGCCGTACTGCTCCGGGATCACCAGCGCGGCGACGCCGATCTGCTCGCAGAGCGTCGACCACAGCTTGTCGTCGTAGCCCAGCGGCGACTCCATCGCCGCCCGCACCGATTCCGGGCCCGACCGGCGCGTCAGCAGCGCGCGGACGGCGTCCCGCAGCGCCCGCGCCTCCTCGGTCTCCATCGGGTCGGTCATCGCAGGACCCGCGCCCGGTGGAACGACCCGGTCCCCCACGCGCCGACGAGGGCCCGGACCTTCGTCAGCCGGAGGCCGAGGTCGTGCTCGGCCGTGTAGCCGATGGCGCCGTGCACCTGGAGCGCGGTCCGGGCGGCGAGGTGGGCGGCTTCCCCGGCCAGCACCTTCGCCGCCGAGACGTCGCGGGCGAACGTGTCCCCGGCGACGGCCGCCCCGTAGAGCAGCGGGCGGGCCAGTTCGAGGCGGGTGACGACGTCGGCGAGGAGGTGCTTGACCGCCTGGTACTCGCCGATCGCCCGGCCGTACTGCTTGCGTTGCTTCGCGTACGCCACCGACGTGTCGAGCAGCCACTGCCCCGCCCCCACCAGCTGGGCGGCCACGGCCAGGACACCCCGGTCGAACGCGACGCCGCTCGAGGCGCCGGCGGCAGCGGGGACCCGGAACAGCCGCCGCGGCGGGTCGATCGAGCGCACGAAGTCGCCGACGCCCGTGAGCTCCGCGCCGGTGAGGTCCAACACCACGCCCGCGACGTCGGCGTCGAGGGCCAAGGGCACTTCCGGCGGCGCGACGACGGTGGCGACGAGGTCGCCCTCGGCGAGCGCGGTGAGCCGGTCGCCGGTCAGCAGCGAGGGGGCGACGGCGGCCGATTCGACGAGCGGGCCGGGAACGGCGTGGTAGCCGAGTGCTTCGCAGGCGACCACCAGGTCGACCGGGCCGGCGCCGAGGCCGCCGTGGTCCTCGTCGACCAGCAGCGCGAAGACGCCGACGTCGGCGAGTGCGCGCCAGAGCTTGAGGCCGCGGTCGTGCTCCCCCGCCGCCCAGGCCCGGGCGGCGGCCGCGGTGTCCGCTCCGCCCAGCAGCTCGTGGAGCGTCGCGGCGAACTGCCGTTGCTCCGGGGAGAGCCGGAACTTCATCGGCGGGCCTCCCTCGGGAGCTGCAGCAGCCGTTCGGCGATGGTGTTGCGCTGGATCTGGTCGGTGCCGCCGTAGATCGGACCGGCCAGGGAGAACAGGTAGCCGTTCACCCAGGCCGGGTCGGTCTCCGCCGCGGGGCCGAGCACATCGAGCGCGGTCTCGTGCAGCTCGACGTCCAAATGGGACCAGAACAGCTTGTTCACACTCGACTCCGGCCCCAGCTCACCCCCCTCCGCCAGCCTGCTCACCGTCCCGAACGTGTAGAGCTGATAGGCGCGGGCCCCGATCCACGCATCGGCCACTCTGTCCCTTGTGGACTCCGCAGCACCGCACGAACGCCACAGCTCCACCAGCCGATCAGCCGCCGCCAGGAACCGGCCCGGACTCCGCAACGACAGCCCACGCTCGTTGTTCGCCGTGGTCATCGCCACCCGCCAGCCCTGGCCCACCTCACCGATCACGTCCTCGTCCGGCACGAACACCTCGTCGAGGAAGATCTCCGCAAACCCCGGCTCACCGTCCAGCTGCGGAATCGGCCGCACGGTCACACCCTCGCCCCGCAGGTCGAACATGAAGTACGTCAGGCCGTGATGCCGCTGCGCCTCCGGATCCGTGCGAAACAGCCCGAACGCACGATCGGCGAAGGTCGCCCGGGAACTCCACGTCTTCTGCCCCGACAGCAACCAGCCACCGTCGGCGCGCACCGCCGAACTCCGCAACGCCGCAATGTCGCTACCCGCCTCGGGTTCCGACCACGCCTGTGCCCACACCTGCTCGCCGGTCGCCATCGCGGGCAGAATCCGGTCACGCTGCTCCGGCGTCCCGTGGGCGAACAACGTCGGCCCGAGCATGAAGATCCCGTTCTGCGACACCCGCCCCGGCGCCCCCGAGGCGTAGTACTCCTCCTCGAACAACAGCCACTGCAGCATCGACGCGTCCCGCCCGTGGTACTCGACCGGCCACGACACCACCGACCACCGCGCCTCGGCGAGTTCGGCCTCCCACTCCCGATGGGCCGCGAAACCTTCCGCGGTGTCCATCGACGGCAGCACCCGCACGTGCGAAGCCAGCCACTCCCGCGCCTCGTCGCGCAACGCCGCCGAAGCCTCGTCGATGTCGAGATCCATCAGGCCCCCTTGTTCGCGTCACGCATCGACCGCGCCGACTGCCCACCCAGCGAATCCTCCGACGTCTCCGCGTTGTGGGCGTGCGCCAGGTGATGCAGCCCGAACACCGAGTCCATCCCGGACCGCAAACCCATCAGATCCTCGGCCTGGTTGACCGCCTTCTTCGCCAACGCCAGCCCGAACTGCGGCATCCCGGCGATCTTCTCCGCCAGCTCCAGCGTGCGCTCCTCCAGCTCCGCACGCGGCACGATCCGGGTCACCATGCCCCACTCCTTGGCCTGCTGGACCGTGAACCGCTCCCCCGTGAACAGCACTTCCTTCGCCGCGCGGGGACCCAGCACCCACGGATGCGCGAAGTACTCGACACCCGGAATCCCCATCCGCACCACCGGATCGGCGAAGAACGCGTCATCGGAAGCCACGATCAGATCGCACACCCACGCCAGCATCAACCCACCCGCGATGCACGCACCCTGCACACTCGCGATCATCGGCTTCGGGATCTCCCGCCACCGGCGGCACATCCCCAGATACACCTCGGACTCCCGCGCGAACCGCTGATCACCACCGGCCCGGTCGACGTGGTCCCACCACATCACCGCCCGCCGGTCGAACGACTGGTCGGCGTCCCGGCCAGGGCTGCCGATGTCGTGCCCCGCCGAGAAGTGCTTCCCCTCCCCCGCCAGCACGATCACCTTCACCTCGGGATCGTTCACCGCCTCGGTGAACGCGTCGTCCAAGGCGTACGTCATCGCCGAGTTCTGGGCGTTGCGGTAGTCCGGGCGGTTCATGGTCACCACCGCGACCGGCCCGCGCCGCTCCGACCGGACCACCGATTCACTCATGCCTTCTCCTCGGTCAGCAGCCGCTTCAGCACCTTGCCGGCAGCGTTGCGGGGCAGCTCGTCGAGGAACTCGACGAACTTCGGGTTCTTGTAGTTGGCGAGCCGCTCGCGGCAGAACGCCGTGACGTCCTCCGCCGTCAGCCCGGTCCCGACGACGTAGGCCTTGCCGACCTCGCCGAGCCGCTCGTCCGGGACGCCGACGACGGCGACGTCGCGGACGCCGGCCAGCTCGGTCAGCGCGCTCTCGACCTCGGCCGGGTAGACGTTGAAGCCGCCGCAGATGTACATGTCCTTGAGCCGGCCGGTGATGGTGAGGTTGCCGCCGGCGTCGAGCTCGCCGACGTCACCGGTGTGCAGCCAGCCGTCCTCGTCGATGGCCTTGGCCGTCGCCTCGGGGTCGTCGAGGTAGCCGAGCATCACGTTCGGCCCGCGCAGGACGATCTCGCCCGGCGAGCCGTGGATCGCCACCTCGAACCCCGCCGTGGCCCGGCCCGACGTGCTCGCGACGAGTTCCGCGGGGTCGCCGGGACGGCACATCGTCACCATGACGGCTTCGGTGAGGCCGTAGGCGGTCAGGACCGTCTCGAACCCGAGCTCGGCCCCCATCCGCCGGACCAGCGACGCGGGCACGCTGGCCGCCCCGGTGACCGCGAGCCGCAGCGACGAGAGGTCGCCCTTGCGCGGCTCGTGCAGCAGGGACTGGAAGATCGTCGGCGCGCCCGGCAGCACGGAGATCCGCTCCCGTTCGATCGCCTTCAGCGCCTCGCGGACGTCGAAGACCGCCTGCGGGACGAGCGTCGCGCCGGTCAGCAGGCCCACGACGATGCCGGCCTTGTAGCCGAAGCTGTGGAAGAACGGGTTGATCACCAGGTACCGGTCTTCCGCGGTGACCTGGCCGCACTCGGCCCACGCCGCGGCGACGTCGACCGTCTGGCGGTGGACCGAGAGCACGCCCTTGGAGCGGCCGCTGGTGCCGGAGGTGAAGAGGATGTCGGCGACGTCGTCGGGGCCGACGGTGTCCGCCCGTGCCTCGGCTTCGGCTTCGGTGACGTCCTCGGCGCGCGCAAGGAACTCGTC belongs to Amycolatopsis tolypomycina and includes:
- a CDS encoding VOC family protein produces the protein MTLAIPRFHLAMPVGDLAAARRFYGEVLGLEQGRSAETWIDWNLHGHQFVTHLAPSGPERVHNPVDGHDVPVPHFGLILTVPQFQALADRLRAAGTEFVIEPYVRFAGQPGEQWTMFLLDPAGNALEFKAFADDAQVFAV
- a CDS encoding DNA/RNA non-specific endonuclease, which encodes MDVKTDRQSEQEQAAAARAAERTEERQEKIALLRKPGGIAEADEPSRVATRIDRLGRYYPDVRPVSPAAIAAGDPEAMTAAGAILERIVLTNDLLGVGYLEGGVAAASAIGRVNIRNAQGRLVGYGTGSLVSPELLLTNHHVLPDAAAAGFSIIEFDYQDGIDGLPRPVRAFALDPDRFFAADRSLDFALVAVKATADELRPFGFNRLIGSEGKAIVGDFVTIVQHPGGGKKQVALRENRVVDVLENFLHYETDTEPGSSGSPVFNDQWEIVALHHASVPAAGRAEYGGFLNEGIRVSKLLKFLRAQAFTPAQQALLDRLSTRPERALPTAVANGGGGGASPVLTLSMPFDIRLRAEPAAGRIDPDYSNRAGYDPDFLPGRTVPLPGLSAELLPLAAINRQAPGEPRYVLPYHHFSVVMHRERRLAMFTAVNIDGRTSRSLRREADHWSLDPRVAVTEQIGEEIYRANPLDRGHLVRRLDPAWGATEAVAQLGNDDTFHFTNCSPQHKDFNQNKTTWAGLEDYVLNNADNFDLKVSVVTGPVLAADDDQYRGVQLPRQFWKVVAMVKKDGSLSATAYLLSQAELIEGLEAATEFDYGAYRTFQVPVHRIAELTGLSFGDLPAADPLAGLESTRLAQEIRTAADLTL
- a CDS encoding zf-HC2 domain-containing protein translates to MEPADDQPDAVLLAALRAGDLDAAGRLFRRHAEPLRRAAGAWSRQPAERDDLVAETFARVLAVVLAGGGPHGDLRPYLVVTLRNLVSRWSSQRSRIELRATVPDATAGGADELALHRSNTRLAWSAYRTLPGHWRTVLWRTTAEGGTPTEVAPSLGLSPNGVAAPAMRAREGLRQAYLQVQVPEPEEPTCREPRRRMGAWVRGALGPRRAGAIAEHVAGCGACRLVAHGLDEANRELPGSAARLTG
- a CDS encoding acyl-CoA dehydrogenase family protein; the encoded protein is MKFRLSPEQRQFAATLHELLGGADTAAAARAWAAGEHDRGLKLWRALADVGVFALLVDEDHGGLGAGPVDLVVACEALGYHAVPGPLVESAAVAPSLLTGDRLTALAEGDLVATVVAPPEVPLALDADVAGVVLDLTGAELTGVGDFVRSIDPPRRLFRVPAAAGASSGVAFDRGVLAVAAQLVGAGQWLLDTSVAYAKQRKQYGRAIGEYQAVKHLLADVVTRLELARPLLYGAAVAGDTFARDVSAAKVLAGEAAHLAARTALQVHGAIGYTAEHDLGLRLTKVRALVGAWGTGSFHRARVLR
- a CDS encoding FadD3 family acyl-CoA ligase; protein product: MGQTTIPAVVRDAAAKFGSAEALVDGPVRLGYDELLERVRTVARAFAACGVQAGDRVAVALPNTHHWVLSALGALYAGAVLIPVNTRFTATETVDLLVRGRARALVVAADFLGTDRHAAIRETGVELPDLGTVVRVPLQEPHRPVEGTLGWDEFLARAEDVTEAEAEARADTVGPDDVADILFTSGTSGRSKGVLSVHRQTVDVAAAWAECGQVTAEDRYLVINPFFHSFGYKAGIVVGLLTGATLVPQAVFDVREALKAIERERISVLPGAPTIFQSLLHEPRKGDLSSLRLAVTGAASVPASLVRRMGAELGFETVLTAYGLTEAVMVTMCRPGDPAELVASTSGRATAGFEVAIHGSPGEIVLRGPNVMLGYLDDPEATAKAIDEDGWLHTGDVGELDAGGNLTITGRLKDMYICGGFNVYPAEVESALTELAGVRDVAVVGVPDERLGEVGKAYVVGTGLTAEDVTAFCRERLANYKNPKFVEFLDELPRNAAGKVLKRLLTEEKA
- a CDS encoding acyl-CoA dehydrogenase family protein, coding for MTDPMETEEARALRDAVRALLTRRSGPESVRAAMESPLGYDDKLWSTLCEQIGVAALVIPEQYGGAGAGLAEACVVLAELGRTLTPAPMLGSAVLSAQAVLLSGNDSACRDLLPGIAAGTTLAALAWSGEDGRWTPALTASATGLDGKACYVLDGDLADVLLAVAGTEDGVGLFEVALDGVRRSRVPSLDPGRRLAVVECASTPARRLDAGGFGPSLRQLRDTAVIAVAAEQAGAAARALELTVEYTKQRRQFGRPIGSFQALKHRMADVHVHVEAARSALYAALVDGDAEAVATAKLVCGEAFTHAAAEMIQLHGGIAITWEHDAHLYFKRAHGTALLFGEPKLWLDR
- a CDS encoding GntR family transcriptional regulator; the encoded protein is MSGSVVPARRRGLADEVADRIRDAVFDGVYAPGSQLREVELAEALGVSRGPVREALFKLEREGLVRSEWHRGTTVTALSDDDVAELNSLRAALEQLAVELVVERAGEDSLAVIDAAVGRMERAIDEHEMVRCDLEFHDAVYAAAGHRRLQDAWQAIRSQVHLFLLTRIGVATDGYLDGIPAEHRELVTALRARDRATALALFAEHRRHAFEILSGRTD
- a CDS encoding acyl-CoA dehydrogenase family protein is translated as MDLDIDEASAALRDEAREWLASHVRVLPSMDTAEGFAAHREWEAELAEARWSVVSWPVEYHGRDASMLQWLLFEEEYYASGAPGRVSQNGIFMLGPTLFAHGTPEQRDRILPAMATGEQVWAQAWSEPEAGSDIAALRSSAVRADGGWLLSGQKTWSSRATFADRAFGLFRTDPEAQRHHGLTYFMFDLRGEGVTVRPIPQLDGEPGFAEIFLDEVFVPDEDVIGEVGQGWRVAMTTANNERGLSLRSPGRFLAAADRLVELWRSCGAAESTRDRVADAWIGARAYQLYTFGTVSRLAEGGELGPESSVNKLFWSHLDVELHETALDVLGPAAETDPAWVNGYLFSLAGPIYGGTDQIQRNTIAERLLQLPREARR
- a CDS encoding enoyl-CoA hydratase, with the translated sequence MSESVVRSERRGPVAVVTMNRPDYRNAQNSAMTYALDDAFTEAVNDPEVKVIVLAGEGKHFSAGHDIGSPGRDADQSFDRRAVMWWDHVDRAGGDQRFARESEVYLGMCRRWREIPKPMIASVQGACIAGGLMLAWVCDLIVASDDAFFADPVVRMGIPGVEYFAHPWVLGPRAAKEVLFTGERFTVQQAKEWGMVTRIVPRAELEERTLELAEKIAGMPQFGLALAKKAVNQAEDLMGLRSGMDSVFGLHHLAHAHNAETSEDSLGGQSARSMRDANKGA